TTTTCGCGGGGATATCGATTTCCCACTCCAGCCAAAAAGGGCTTGAGGGGGGCACCCGACGCTGAACCCAATTACTTCAACCCCGCCGCTTCGAGCCGGGTGCGCCGCAACTCGAGGTGGCGCCGGACATCGGGCCATTCCGCGGCGAGGATGCTGTACATCACAGAATCCCGAACGCTGCCGTCGCGCCGAAGTCCAAAGTGTCGTATGACGCCGTCTTTTTTTGCGCCGAGCATTTCAATTGCGCGCTGCGATCGAAAGTTGAAGCGGTCGGTCCGCAAGCCCACGACCTGACAGGCGAGCTTATCGAACGCATGCGCCAGCAGCAGCAGTTTGCAAGTGGTGTTGACGTGCGTCCGCTGATAACTTTGCGCGTACCAGGTATACCCGATCTCAACCCGGTCCATGGCAGGAACGATATCGTGATAGCGGGTGGTGCCGATAATGGCGCCGCTCTTTAAGTCGCGCACAACCCATGGGAGCATGTGACCGTCACGCTGGCCTTTGAGGGCTTCGGCTATGTAAGCCTGGGCGCCGTCGGGAGCGGGAACGCTGGTGTACCACAACTCCCACAACCGGCCATCGCTGGCGGCGGCCGCCAAAGAGTCGGCGTGTTCTTCAGTCAGGGGCTCCAGTCGGATGCCGTTGCCCTCGAGAATGGTGGGCCGCACTGGGATCATGCACCGCAGTGTAATGCTGGTAGCTGGTTAACTCGTGAGAAATTAAGAATGAAGAATTCAGAATGAAGAATGTAGCGACACAGCGGGAAAAAGTTACGGATTGGTTGCCGAAGGGCCGCTGGAGTGCACCGCCTGTTGTAAACTCCGCTTGCCATGCGGGTGCTGGGGATTGATTGCGGCGGCGAATCCACCGGTTACGGGGTGGTGGAACAGGATGCGGCCGGCGAGTTGCGGCACATCACTTGCGGCGCCGTTCGCCTGAACCCCAAAAAGCCGCTCCCGGAACGATTGCAGCAGATCTTCACCGAACTGCGCGAGATCATCGAGCGGCACCAGCCGGACACGGTGGCAATCGAGGACGTGTTTTACGCTGTGAACGTGAAATCAGCGCTCAAGCTGGGGCAAGTGCGAGGCGTTGCCATGCTGGCGGCGGCTTCGTGCGGATTGCAGGTCGCGGAATATGCGCCGCTGTCCATCAAGTCGGCAGTTGTGGGCTACGGAAAGGCTGACAAATCGCAAGTGCAGCAGATGGTCACGCGCCTGCTGCGCTTGGAGGCAGCGCCGGAACCACAAGACGCCTCCGATGCTCTGGCCATTGCCATCTGCCATCTGCACACCTCGGCGACGCTGATGCGCCATGCCGCGCCGAGCCGGAGCTGAGAGGAAAGAGCGGGTTGCCGATTTCCCACCCCAGCCAAAAGCAGGCTGGAGCGGGGAACCGATTGCGTTCGAGTTGCTGTTTTCTGAATTCCTGGATTTCGTGTTCGCGGCATTTGTCAATTACACTCTGTCAGATGCCGTCTCGCGCGCTGAACCTGCTTCTACTGCTCGCCACCTTCGTCTGTGTGTCCGTCGCGCAAACTCCGAATCTTGAACCGGCCAGCAAGGAACCGAGCCTTCCGATTGTCTCCTTCGACTTTGCCTTTCCAGGCAGCACACCGTCGCATTATTCGATCGCGGTGGAGCCGGACGGCAAGGCGACCTATCGCAGTGACGAAGTTGCCGCGGCCGGTTCGGCGCCGCTGCAGCCCTACCTGCGTCAGTTCATGGTGTCGGAGCCTACACGCAAGCAGATTTTCGATCTCGCCCTGGGGCTGAACTGTTTCCAGGGAAATTTTGAATATCACGGCGGCACGCGTGTCGCGAATACCGGCACCAAGACGCTGAAGTGTACCTATACCGACCGGGAGTCGCAGACCACCTACAATTACTCGCCAAATTCGCAGCTCCAGACCCTGGCTGGCCTGTTTCAGAACATGAGCAACACCCTGGAATCCGGCCGCCGGCTGGAATATCTGCATCGTTATGACAAGCTGGGCCTGGAGGCGGAACTGAAATCCGCGGAGGAGCTGGAAAAAAACAAGCGGCTGGGAGAATTGCAGGCGATTGCGCCGCAGCTGGAATCAGTCCTGAACGACAGCTCGGTGATGAACGTGAGCCGCCGCCGCGCCGAGCGCCTGCTGCAGCGCATCAAGGCGGACCCCGCGGCGCGGGCGGCAGCGCCGCAGTAAGAGCGGCTTCAGCGTCAGGTCAGATTAGCCCAGTATCCTCAAGTCTTAAGGGACGTGCTGGAACTCCGGGCTTCCCCTTCCCGGAATATCCGCCGTGCGCGCGACTTAGCGCCACAATTCGTGTCTAATAGGGTAGAGGCATTAATCCCTGGAGTCCTATATGCGAACAATGATCCGAGCGGTGTCTTTGCTCCTGCTGTTGCTGGGTGGAATCGTGTTCGCTCCCTGGGCCATGGCGGACTCGCAGGTGCGCATTGTGCGCCTGAGCCTGGTGGATGGCCCGGTGCAGGTTGATCGCGGCGGCGGCGACGGTTTTCAAAAAGCTATCATGAACATGCCCATCACGCAGGGCATGAAGCTTTCCACCCAGGATGAGGGCCGCGCCGAGGTTGAGTTTGAAGATGGCACGACGATGCGGCTGGCGCCGCGAACCGACGTCGAATTTTCTTCGCTCGGCCTGCGCTCCTCCGGCGCGCGCCTCACCACCGTGCAGGTGAACCAGGGCACGGCGTACTTCAACGTCCGGCACAAGGGGGACGACGACTTTCGCGTCGCCTTCGCCAACCGCGAAATCAGCCTGGACCACAATGTCCACTTCCGGCTTGACCTCACGACGGGCAATCCCGAGCTGGCGGTCCTTGGCGGGGAAGTGGAGCTGAAGGGTGATCAAGAGCACGTCAAGATCAAGAAGAACGAAACGCTGACGCTCGATGTCGGTGACGCCGGCCGTTACGACCTGGCAAAGAACATCACGGCCGAGAGCTACGATAGCTGGGACAGCGATCGTCTGAACTACTCCAGCCAGTACGCGTCCAGCTCTTATAATTCGCGCTCGCCGTATTCGTACGGCGTCAGCGACCTGAACTATTACGGTTCCTGGTATAGCGCGCCGGGATACGGCATGCTGTGGCAGCCCTACGGGGTCGGGTACGGTTGGGACCCGTTCTACAACGGCGCGTGGGCCTGGTATCCGGGGTTTGGTTACACGTGGGTCTCCACCTATCCGTGGGGCTGGACGCCGTATCGTTACGGTTCGTGGCTGTTCGTCCCGAACTTTGGTTGGGCGTGGCGTCCGGGGATTTGGAACACGTGGTACACGGTGCCTCCGGTGTATAACGCGCCGGTCTACTATCACGCGCCGAGGCCTCCGAATCCAGTGACGGTCATGGGAGGAAGCAGTGCGGTGCCGCACCCGACTGTAGTGGTGAATAACGGAACGCGCGATCCGCGTATTGTTCCGCCGGTGAATGGATTTTTCGGCGGGAAGAGTATGAATTCTACAGTTGGTGGAACAGCGCCGATCTCGCCACTGGCGGGAACCGTTGCGAACTCACCGCGCACCACCGCTCCCGTGAGCGGAACCGGCATTGCAGCGCCGGGCTCTCCAGTACCCATGCATGGCCGGCATTCCGAGATGCGCATGGACCGAATTGAACGAGGCGCTTCGCCGGCATTTCGACCTGCTCCCGGCCCGCACATGGAGCACCGCGCGGCCCCGATTCAACACAGTGCACCCGCCCCGATTCAACGCAGCGCGCCTGCGGTACGGTCTGCGCCAACGGCGCCTGCATCCGGCGGCGGGCACGGCAGCGGAGGCAGTGGACACGGCAGCAGCAGCGGCAGGTCGCAAAGGTAAGGTTGCGCGCTTCAGTTTGAGATCTTGGAAAGTGAGACTGTGAAATCAGTTTCGAGTTTCAAATACAGAGTCTTGCTTCCCACTGCCGCTCGTAGATCAGGTCACCGCGATTCCCGCGTATCCAACCACTAATTCGCGATCGCCGGAAATGTCGCCGGAAGTGGCGTACTTGATGAGCTGCGCTTGGCGAGCGCCAAGCAGCTTTGCGGCGGTCAGCATGGCCACAGTTGGGGCGTAGCCGCACATGCTGATGTTTTCCCGGCCAACCACTTCGAACAGACCGGGAGCATCCAGAGCAAGAATCTTCTCAATCGCCTTGCGGTCCTTGACGCGGGTAATGCTGTCCGACTCGTAGTGATTCATGTCGCTGGAAGAAATGATCAGTGGGGGAGGATCTTCCTGAGCGATGGTGCGAGCGATCACTTGGCCCAGCGCCTCCAGGATCTCGAACTGTCCAACTCCTACCGCGATCGGCACAAAAGTAAAGGCCCGCGCCAGCAGCTGCAGGAATGGCAACTGCACTTCCAAGGCGTGCTCGGCATGGTGTGCGACGATATCTTCGGCGAGCTGCGGAAAATTTTGTTTGAGCGCGTCCGCCATCGCGGAATCGATGGTCGAGTTGCCGAAGGGCGTGGTCCATTCGCCCTGGCTCATGATCGCCAGCGGCTTGCCCATGCCGGTGTGATTCGGACAGAGAATGATGAATCGCTTTGGAAGTTGCAGCCGCGCGTACACCGCCCCGGCAACGTGTCCGGAGAACATGTACCCCGCATGCGGAACCACGCATCCGAGAGCGCGCAGCTTTTCTCCATGGACGGCGGTGTAGCCGCGGATGTCTTCGGCCAGGGTTTGCGGATTGTCAGGATAAAAACGTCCTGCAACGGCCGGAGGCCGGATGAAAGTGGCCATGGCTTATTCCCAAGGAGTGAGGAGCCAGCAGTTCGTGCCGACTCCTGCCCTCCTACGATAGCTCTTTGCCGCGCAGCTGCCGAAAGATTGCCGCTGCTTTTTCCAGGGGCAGGGTTTCACTTCGGGCATCGGCACGTACGCCCGCTTTCTTGAGCGCCTGCTGGACAGCGGCCGCGTCGTAACGCGCCTTCAGGTTATTGACCAGCGTCTTGCGCTTTTGCCCAAACGACAGCTTCAAGAAATCGATGAACTCGCTCTCCAGCACCTGCAGCCGCTGAAATTGCGGCGACACCGTAAGCCGCAGAACTCCGGAGTGCACTTTGGGGGGCGGAGCGAAGGCGTCCGGCGGGACCGTGAACAGCTTCTCGACCTTGGCATACAGCTGCGAAGTTGCCGACAGCAGCCCATACTCTTTTCCGCCCGGTTTGGCCGCGATCCTGTCCGCGACCTCCTGCTGCACCATGATTACGATGCGGTCAAAATGCGCGCTGTAGCTGAACAACCGCAGCAGGATGTCGGAGGTGATGTAGTAGGGGATATTGCCGATCAACTGCACTTTCGGCGGCGGCGCGGGCGCCAGGCCGGCGAGGGCTCCGGGGCGGGGGCCCAGCACGGTGCGGAGATCGATTTTCAGGATGTCGCCCTCGATGATCTCGACATTCGGCCAGCCGCTGTATTTCATTCGCAATTGCGCGGCGAGGACGCGGTCGAGTTCGATGGCGATGACCCGGGCGCTCTGGTTGGCCACCAGAGTAGTGAGAACACCCCGGCCGGGGCCGATCTCGACCACGGTGGCGCCGGCGATGTCGCCGAGGGCGGCAACAATCTTTTCAGCCGTGCCGCGGTCGGTAAGAAAATTTTGCCCAAACTTGGGCGGTTTTGCCGGCTTCGTTGCC
Above is a genomic segment from Terriglobales bacterium containing:
- the amrB gene encoding AmmeMemoRadiSam system protein B, which translates into the protein MATFIRPPAVAGRFYPDNPQTLAEDIRGYTAVHGEKLRALGCVVPHAGYMFSGHVAGAVYARLQLPKRFIILCPNHTGMGKPLAIMSQGEWTTPFGNSTIDSAMADALKQNFPQLAEDIVAHHAEHALEVQLPFLQLLARAFTFVPIAVGVGQFEILEALGQVIARTIAQEDPPPLIISSSDMNHYESDSITRVKDRKAIEKILALDAPGLFEVVGRENISMCGYAPTVAMLTAAKLLGARQAQLIKYATSGDISGDRELVVGYAGIAVT
- a CDS encoding GNAT family protein; this translates as MRPTILEGNGIRLEPLTEEHADSLAAAASDGRLWELWYTSVPAPDGAQAYIAEALKGQRDGHMLPWVVRDLKSGAIIGTTRYHDIVPAMDRVEIGYTWYAQSYQRTHVNTTCKLLLLAHAFDKLACQVVGLRTDRFNFRSQRAIEMLGAKKDGVIRHFGLRRDGSVRDSVMYSILAAEWPDVRRHLELRRTRLEAAGLK
- the rsmA gene encoding 16S rRNA (adenine(1518)-N(6)/adenine(1519)-N(6))-dimethyltransferase RsmA, coding for MASRNRVNAAVATKPAKPPKFGQNFLTDRGTAEKIVAALGDIAGATVVEIGPGRGVLTTLVANQSARVIAIELDRVLAAQLRMKYSGWPNVEIIEGDILKIDLRTVLGPRPGALAGLAPAPPPKVQLIGNIPYYITSDILLRLFSYSAHFDRIVIMVQQEVADRIAAKPGGKEYGLLSATSQLYAKVEKLFTVPPDAFAPPPKVHSGVLRLTVSPQFQRLQVLESEFIDFLKLSFGQKRKTLVNNLKARYDAAAVQQALKKAGVRADARSETLPLEKAAAIFRQLRGKELS
- a CDS encoding DUF6600 domain-containing protein; the protein is MRTMIRAVSLLLLLLGGIVFAPWAMADSQVRIVRLSLVDGPVQVDRGGGDGFQKAIMNMPITQGMKLSTQDEGRAEVEFEDGTTMRLAPRTDVEFSSLGLRSSGARLTTVQVNQGTAYFNVRHKGDDDFRVAFANREISLDHNVHFRLDLTTGNPELAVLGGEVELKGDQEHVKIKKNETLTLDVGDAGRYDLAKNITAESYDSWDSDRLNYSSQYASSSYNSRSPYSYGVSDLNYYGSWYSAPGYGMLWQPYGVGYGWDPFYNGAWAWYPGFGYTWVSTYPWGWTPYRYGSWLFVPNFGWAWRPGIWNTWYTVPPVYNAPVYYHAPRPPNPVTVMGGSSAVPHPTVVVNNGTRDPRIVPPVNGFFGGKSMNSTVGGTAPISPLAGTVANSPRTTAPVSGTGIAAPGSPVPMHGRHSEMRMDRIERGASPAFRPAPGPHMEHRAAPIQHSAPAPIQRSAPAVRSAPTAPASGGGHGSGGSGHGSSSGRSQR
- the ruvC gene encoding crossover junction endodeoxyribonuclease RuvC, yielding MRVLGIDCGGESTGYGVVEQDAAGELRHITCGAVRLNPKKPLPERLQQIFTELREIIERHQPDTVAIEDVFYAVNVKSALKLGQVRGVAMLAAASCGLQVAEYAPLSIKSAVVGYGKADKSQVQQMVTRLLRLEAAPEPQDASDALAIAICHLHTSATLMRHAAPSRS